The following proteins are encoded in a genomic region of Glycine soja cultivar W05 chromosome 17, ASM419377v2, whole genome shotgun sequence:
- the LOC114392560 gene encoding uncharacterized protein LOC114392560 isoform X2: MGSSKQSAGILDTLKMERVRTILTHTYPYPHEHSRHAVIAVVVGCLFFISSDNIHTLVEKLDKNVKWWSMYACLFGFFYFFSSPFIGKTFKPSYSNFSRWYIAWILVAAVYHLPSFQSMGVDMRMNLSLFLTIYLSSILFLLVFHIIFLGLWYIGFVSRVAGKRPEILTILQNCAVLSVACCVFYSHCGNRAMLRERPLDRRNSNWFSFWKKEERNTWLAKFLRMNELKDQVCSSWFAPVGSASDYPLLSKWVIYGEIACNGSCPGSSDEISPIYSLWATFIGLYIANYVVERSTGWALTHPLSVKEYEKLKKKQMKPDFLDMVPWYSGTSADLFKTVFDLLVSVTVFVGRFDMRMMQAAMSRVSDGNHQDDLLYDHFSEKDDFWFDFMADTGDGGNSSYAVARLLAKPFIRTLKDDSELTLPRGNLLIIGGDLAYPNPSAFTYERRLFVPFEYALQPPPWYKAEQIAVNKPEVPFGAQLKQYNGPQCFVIPGNHDWFDGLQTFMRYICHRSWLGGWLMPQKKSYFALQLPKRWWVFGLDLALHGDIDVYQFKFFSELITEKVQDDDSVIIITHEPNWLTDWYWNDVTGKNISHLISDYLRGRCKLRMAGDLHHYMRHSHVKSDGPVHIHHLLVNGCGGAFLHPTHVFSKFNKLDEVSYECKAAYPSFEDSSRCELNHILQDDTFSGHIKSFLGTVWNGFIYILQHSCVSLVGAILLLIAAYSFVPPKLSRKKRAIIGVLHVSAHLAAALILMLLLEIGVEICIQHKLLATSGYHTLYQWYRSVESEHFPDPTGLRARIEQWTFGLYPACIKYLMSAFDVPEVMAVSRNNICQNGLESISRGGAVIYYASVFLYFWVFSTPVVSLVFGSYLYICINWLHLHFDEAFSSLRIANYKSFTRFHINSDGDLEVYTLAVDKVPKEWKLDPDWDGETKHPHELSHLRRFPSKWRAAIAHLDPVHTVKIVDHFVIGRTDKNDCATTAPNGPVQ; encoded by the exons atgGGCTCTAGTAAGCAGTCTGCTGGTATTCTTGATACGCTGAAAATGGAGAGGGTTAGAACTATTCTAACCCACACTTATCCTTACCCTCATGAACATTCCCGCCATGCTGTAATTGCTGTTGTTGTGGGTTGCCTCTTTTTCATCTCATCTGACAATATACATACCCTTGTagaaaaattagacaaaaatgtTAAATGGTGGTCTATGTATGCCTGCTTGTTTgggttcttttatttcttttcatcacCATTTATAGGAAAGACTTTCAAACCAAGCTATTCAAATTTCAGTCGATG GTACATAGCTTGGATTTTAGTGGCAGCTGTGTATCATCTTCCTAGCTTTCAGTCAATGGGAGTGGATATGAGGATGAATCTATCTTTATTTTTGACTATATATCTATCTTCCATCttgtttcttcttgtttttcACATCATATTTCTTGGTCTCTGGTATATTGGCTTTGTTTCACGTGTGGCGGGAAAGAGACCAGAAATCTTGACCATTCTTCAAAACTGTGCG gtaCTTAGCGTGGCATGCTGTGTATTTTATAGTCATTGTGGTAACCGTGCCATGTTAAGAGAGAGACCACTTGACCGAAGAAATTCTAACTGGTTTTCTTTCTGGAAAAAAGAGGAGAGGAACACATGGCTTGCAAAGTTTCTTCGGATGAACGAATTGAAAGACCAGGTTTGCTCATCTTGGTTTGCACCAGTTGGATCTGCAAGTGATTATCCTCTCTTGTCGAAGTGGGTTATTTATGGCGAG aTAGCTTGCAATGGATCATGTCCTGGTTCATCAGATGAAATTTCTCCCATCTACTCACTTTGGGCTACATTTATTGGGCTTTACATTGCAAATTATGTGGTGGAGAGGTCAACAGG ATGGGCTCTCACTCACCCATTATCTGTTAAAGAATATGAGAAGttgaagaagaaacaaatgaaGCCTGATTTTTTAGACATGGTTCCTTGGTACTCTGG AACATCTGCTGATTTATTCAAAACAGTTTTTGACCTCCTGGTATCAGTGACTGTCTTCGTTGGGCGTTTTGACATGCGTATGATGCag GCAGCAATGAGTAGGGTTAGTGATGGAAATCATCAAGATGATCTTCTATATGATCATTTTAGTGAGAAGGATGATTTTTGGTTTGACTTTATGGCTGATACCGGTGATGGTGGGAACTCATCTTATGCTGTTGCACGGCTACTTGCTAAGCCTTTTATTCGGACACTGAAAGATGATTCTGAGCTTACCTTGCCACGTGGAAACTTGCTAATTATTGGGGGTGATCTTGC GTATCCAAATCCATCAGCATTCACATATGAAAGGCGTCTTTTTGTTCCTTTTGAATATGCTCTTCAACCTCCTCCTTGGTATAAAGCAGAGCAGATTGCTGTGAACAAGCCGGAGGTACCCTTTGGGGCTCAATTAAAACAGTACAATGGACCTCAATGTTTTGTTATTCCTGGAAACCATG ACTGGTTTGATGGACTCCAGACCTTTATGAGGTATATATGTCATAGAAGCTGGTTAGGTGGATGGCTCATGCCCCAGAAGAAGAGTTATTTTGCTTTGCAACTCCCAAAACGGTGGTGGGTTTTTGGGCTTGATCTAGCTCTTCATGGTGATATTGATGTGTACCAATTCAAGTTCTTTTCGGAACTGATAACAGAGAAA GTTCAAGACGATGACTCTGTGATCATTATTACTCATGAACCTAATTGGCTCACTGACTGGTATTGGAATGATGTTACTGGAAAGAATATTTCACACCTTATTTCTGATTATTTAAGAGGAAGATGTAAGCTTCGAATGGCTGGGGACTTGCATCATTACATGCGTCACTCTCATGTAAAGTCAGATGGGCCTGTACATATTCACCATCTTCTTGTTAATGGTTGTGGTGGTGCATTTCTACATCCTACCCATGTTTTCAGTAAATTCAACAAACTTGATGAAGTTTCCTATGAATGCAAAGCTGCATATCCTTCCTTTGAGGATTCGAGCAGG TGTGAGCTGAATCACATCCTCCAAGATGATACATTTTCTGGTCACATAAAGAGTTTCCTTGGTACTGTGTGGAATGGATTTATATATATTCTGCAGCACTCTTGTGTGTCACTAGTGGGAGCTATACTATTACTAATTGCGGCATATTCTTTTGTTCCACCCAAATTGTCACGGAAGAAACGAGCAATAATTGGAGTTCTTCATGTTTCTGCTCACCTTGCAGCAGCACTGATACTTATGTTGCTTCTTGAAATAGGTGTTGAAATATGCATCCAGCATAAGTTGCTAGCAACTTCAG GGTATCACACTTTATATCAGTGGTATAGATCAGTGGAAAGTGAGCACTTTCCTGATCCAACTGGACTCAGAGCTCGTATCGAACAATGGACATTTGGACTTTATCCGGCATGTATCAAGTATTTAATGTCTGCTTTTGATGTGCCAGAG GTCATGGCAGTCTCCCGGAACAATATTTGCCAGAATGGATTAGAATCTATTTCCCGAGGGGGTGCTgtaatatattatgcttctgtCTTCCTTTATTTTTGGGTCTTCTCGACCCCTGTTGTTTCCTTGGTGTTTGGGAGCTACTTATACATTTGCATCAACTGGCTTCACTTACACTTTGATGAAGCCTTTTCATCTCTTCGAATAGCTAATTACAAATCATTCACACGGTTTCACATCAATTCGGATGGTGATCTTGAAGTTTATACTTTGGCTGTTGATAAG GTTCCAAAGGAGTGGAAGCTTGATCCTGATTGGGATGGAGAGACAAAACATCCACATGAGTTGAGTCATTTAAGAAGGTTTCCCAGCAAATGGAGGGCAGCCATTGCCCACCTGGATCCAGTTCATACGGTTAAAATTGTTGACCATTTCGTTATTGGACGCACAGATAAGAATGACTGTGCTACTACTGCACCTAACGGGCCAGTTCAATGA
- the LOC114392560 gene encoding uncharacterized protein LOC114392560 isoform X1: MGSSKQSAGILDTLKMERVRTILTHTYPYPHEHSRHAVIAVVVGCLFFISSDNIHTLVEKLDKNVKWWSMYACLFGFFYFFSSPFIGKTFKPSYSNFSRWYIAWILVAAVYHLPSFQSMGVDMRMNLSLFLTIYLSSILFLLVFHIIFLGLWYIGFVSRVAGKRPEILTILQNCAVLSVACCVFYSHCGNRAMLRERPLDRRNSNWFSFWKKEERNTWLAKFLRMNELKDQVCSSWFAPVGSASDYPLLSKWVIYGEIACNGSCPGSSDEISPIYSLWATFIGLYIANYVVERSTGWALTHPLSVKEYEKLKKKQMKPDFLDMVPWYSGTSADLFKTVFDLLVSVTVFVGRFDMRMMQAAMSRVSDGNHQDDLLYDHFSEKDDFWFDFMADTGDGGNSSYAVARLLAKPFIRTLKDDSELTLPRGNLLIIGGDLAYPNPSAFTYERRLFVPFEYALQPPPWYKAEQIAVNKPEVPFGAQLKQYNGPQCFVIPGNHDWFDGLQTFMRYICHRSWLGGWLMPQKKSYFALQLPKRWWVFGLDLALHGDIDVYQFKFFSELITEKVQDDDSVIIITHEPNWLTDWYWNDVTGKNISHLISDYLRGRCKLRMAGDLHHYMRHSHVKSDGPVHIHHLLVNGCGGAFLHPTHVFSKFNKLDEVSYECKAAYPSFEDSSRIALGNILKFRKKNWQFDFIGGIIYFVLVFSMFPQCELNHILQDDTFSGHIKSFLGTVWNGFIYILQHSCVSLVGAILLLIAAYSFVPPKLSRKKRAIIGVLHVSAHLAAALILMLLLEIGVEICIQHKLLATSGYHTLYQWYRSVESEHFPDPTGLRARIEQWTFGLYPACIKYLMSAFDVPEVMAVSRNNICQNGLESISRGGAVIYYASVFLYFWVFSTPVVSLVFGSYLYICINWLHLHFDEAFSSLRIANYKSFTRFHINSDGDLEVYTLAVDKVPKEWKLDPDWDGETKHPHELSHLRRFPSKWRAAIAHLDPVHTVKIVDHFVIGRTDKNDCATTAPNGPVQ; the protein is encoded by the exons atgGGCTCTAGTAAGCAGTCTGCTGGTATTCTTGATACGCTGAAAATGGAGAGGGTTAGAACTATTCTAACCCACACTTATCCTTACCCTCATGAACATTCCCGCCATGCTGTAATTGCTGTTGTTGTGGGTTGCCTCTTTTTCATCTCATCTGACAATATACATACCCTTGTagaaaaattagacaaaaatgtTAAATGGTGGTCTATGTATGCCTGCTTGTTTgggttcttttatttcttttcatcacCATTTATAGGAAAGACTTTCAAACCAAGCTATTCAAATTTCAGTCGATG GTACATAGCTTGGATTTTAGTGGCAGCTGTGTATCATCTTCCTAGCTTTCAGTCAATGGGAGTGGATATGAGGATGAATCTATCTTTATTTTTGACTATATATCTATCTTCCATCttgtttcttcttgtttttcACATCATATTTCTTGGTCTCTGGTATATTGGCTTTGTTTCACGTGTGGCGGGAAAGAGACCAGAAATCTTGACCATTCTTCAAAACTGTGCG gtaCTTAGCGTGGCATGCTGTGTATTTTATAGTCATTGTGGTAACCGTGCCATGTTAAGAGAGAGACCACTTGACCGAAGAAATTCTAACTGGTTTTCTTTCTGGAAAAAAGAGGAGAGGAACACATGGCTTGCAAAGTTTCTTCGGATGAACGAATTGAAAGACCAGGTTTGCTCATCTTGGTTTGCACCAGTTGGATCTGCAAGTGATTATCCTCTCTTGTCGAAGTGGGTTATTTATGGCGAG aTAGCTTGCAATGGATCATGTCCTGGTTCATCAGATGAAATTTCTCCCATCTACTCACTTTGGGCTACATTTATTGGGCTTTACATTGCAAATTATGTGGTGGAGAGGTCAACAGG ATGGGCTCTCACTCACCCATTATCTGTTAAAGAATATGAGAAGttgaagaagaaacaaatgaaGCCTGATTTTTTAGACATGGTTCCTTGGTACTCTGG AACATCTGCTGATTTATTCAAAACAGTTTTTGACCTCCTGGTATCAGTGACTGTCTTCGTTGGGCGTTTTGACATGCGTATGATGCag GCAGCAATGAGTAGGGTTAGTGATGGAAATCATCAAGATGATCTTCTATATGATCATTTTAGTGAGAAGGATGATTTTTGGTTTGACTTTATGGCTGATACCGGTGATGGTGGGAACTCATCTTATGCTGTTGCACGGCTACTTGCTAAGCCTTTTATTCGGACACTGAAAGATGATTCTGAGCTTACCTTGCCACGTGGAAACTTGCTAATTATTGGGGGTGATCTTGC GTATCCAAATCCATCAGCATTCACATATGAAAGGCGTCTTTTTGTTCCTTTTGAATATGCTCTTCAACCTCCTCCTTGGTATAAAGCAGAGCAGATTGCTGTGAACAAGCCGGAGGTACCCTTTGGGGCTCAATTAAAACAGTACAATGGACCTCAATGTTTTGTTATTCCTGGAAACCATG ACTGGTTTGATGGACTCCAGACCTTTATGAGGTATATATGTCATAGAAGCTGGTTAGGTGGATGGCTCATGCCCCAGAAGAAGAGTTATTTTGCTTTGCAACTCCCAAAACGGTGGTGGGTTTTTGGGCTTGATCTAGCTCTTCATGGTGATATTGATGTGTACCAATTCAAGTTCTTTTCGGAACTGATAACAGAGAAA GTTCAAGACGATGACTCTGTGATCATTATTACTCATGAACCTAATTGGCTCACTGACTGGTATTGGAATGATGTTACTGGAAAGAATATTTCACACCTTATTTCTGATTATTTAAGAGGAAGATGTAAGCTTCGAATGGCTGGGGACTTGCATCATTACATGCGTCACTCTCATGTAAAGTCAGATGGGCCTGTACATATTCACCATCTTCTTGTTAATGGTTGTGGTGGTGCATTTCTACATCCTACCCATGTTTTCAGTAAATTCAACAAACTTGATGAAGTTTCCTATGAATGCAAAGCTGCATATCCTTCCTTTGAGGATTCGAGCAGG ATTGCATTGGGAAATATCCTAAAATTTCGGAAAAAGAACTGGCAATTTGATTTTATTGGTGgcattatatattttgtattagTCTTTTCAATGTTTCCACAA TGTGAGCTGAATCACATCCTCCAAGATGATACATTTTCTGGTCACATAAAGAGTTTCCTTGGTACTGTGTGGAATGGATTTATATATATTCTGCAGCACTCTTGTGTGTCACTAGTGGGAGCTATACTATTACTAATTGCGGCATATTCTTTTGTTCCACCCAAATTGTCACGGAAGAAACGAGCAATAATTGGAGTTCTTCATGTTTCTGCTCACCTTGCAGCAGCACTGATACTTATGTTGCTTCTTGAAATAGGTGTTGAAATATGCATCCAGCATAAGTTGCTAGCAACTTCAG GGTATCACACTTTATATCAGTGGTATAGATCAGTGGAAAGTGAGCACTTTCCTGATCCAACTGGACTCAGAGCTCGTATCGAACAATGGACATTTGGACTTTATCCGGCATGTATCAAGTATTTAATGTCTGCTTTTGATGTGCCAGAG GTCATGGCAGTCTCCCGGAACAATATTTGCCAGAATGGATTAGAATCTATTTCCCGAGGGGGTGCTgtaatatattatgcttctgtCTTCCTTTATTTTTGGGTCTTCTCGACCCCTGTTGTTTCCTTGGTGTTTGGGAGCTACTTATACATTTGCATCAACTGGCTTCACTTACACTTTGATGAAGCCTTTTCATCTCTTCGAATAGCTAATTACAAATCATTCACACGGTTTCACATCAATTCGGATGGTGATCTTGAAGTTTATACTTTGGCTGTTGATAAG GTTCCAAAGGAGTGGAAGCTTGATCCTGATTGGGATGGAGAGACAAAACATCCACATGAGTTGAGTCATTTAAGAAGGTTTCCCAGCAAATGGAGGGCAGCCATTGCCCACCTGGATCCAGTTCATACGGTTAAAATTGTTGACCATTTCGTTATTGGACGCACAGATAAGAATGACTGTGCTACTACTGCACCTAACGGGCCAGTTCAATGA